The Malassezia restricta chromosome I, complete sequence genome contains the following window.
gcctcgcccaACTCAAGGGCCGGTGGCCGCTGCACAATGCGGTTCAAGTCCTCGTGCAGCCCATCGAGCAGAAACAGCAAAAACTCCTGGCTGTCTTGCTGCTCGTGGCCGCGGAAAGCAGGGGCAAACTGCCCAACCGCCTCCCGGAACGCCGTCGGCGCCACTGTCACAGACTGCTCCGACCACAGCGCCCGCAGCAGCGCTGCCAGCGCATGAGACAAGGCGCCACGTGTCCCAAGTGGATTCTGCGTGTTGATGGCTTTTTGGTAGGTCCCATCCAGCATGTActgcgccagcagcatcgtcgcgctgAGACACTGGATCGTCGCATTCATGTAGCATGTCTGCCCAAAGTTGCACAGACCCGTCAGACCAATGCGGAcatcgcgcggcacagGAAAGCTCGGCGGTGCCATGCTATGACTCCGCGACATGATGCTCGGCCCCGCCATAAGCGACGCAGGCATGGGCGTGCGGGCCGCcggcggtggcgtcggCCCACtcatgcgcggcgtcgacaGACTCGTAATGTCCGGATACGTAAACTTGCCGCTCGTCACAGGCACCTGGTATGTTCGCGGCGGGACACTGGGCGTCACGAacgctgtgcgtcgtgcgctgggTGTAGCTGGTGAGGCAGGCTTCGCTGACGACCCACGCTCACGGATCACTCCCGAATCACCGACTTGCCGCGCCCATGACTCGAATCCACCGCGCAGCAGACACGGCGAATGCACCAGATCGACTTCCAGGgtgcgcagcaccgacTCGATATGCTCTTGCTCCGGCGTCGCGTTACCCCCGCTActgagcgcgcgcgtgcgttGGTCATATAGGACCAGCAAGTCGTACTCACTGCGTTTTTCCAGGTACGCTGCTTCTTTGGGCGGAAGAGATGCCTGGAGATCTGCCATGGAGACAGGGGGCGCTCGGAGCACGGTGGGCTCGATGCAAATGGTATCAGCGCCGCGAATatggccagcagcatgcaTAGAACGTGGCCGAATATCCACCAGCAGAATCTGAGGGCCTCGGCGCTTCGAAAGGAGCTCATGCCCTGCGGTATCGGTGGTCCGATCAAAACCAGGGTACATGTACGTCCAGAGCTCTTCCACAGAGAGGCACCGACCATAGGGTATCGTGGGTGTCTGGGCCGCGGACACCCGGGGCTGCGCAGGGGCCACAGCCGGGCTGTGCCTGCCACTGCcgtgcttctcgagctgcgcgtcCCGCATCATGTCTTCGGCTCGTGCCGTGAGTTCTCTTTCAATCGCATTCGCTCTCTTGACAATCTCAGGCGTGCGGTTCATGAGCTCCTGGTAAGCCTGAAAAGTCGCACCACGCTTCTGCCTGATAGAAGGCCATTCAGCATGTTTCGGCACGAATGACGCAACGCTCGCTGCGGTTAGATAGTGTATAAAGGCCATCTCCAAGTGGCCCTGAGCATCGGCCATTTGCGCCttatccagcagcgtcgacgctgcgccaaCATAGCTCTTCACCGAGAAGGACGCGTCCAGCGATAAATTCACTTGTTTTCGTAGGTTGATAGGGTGCATGGGCGGCAGGTGCTGGCTGCCGCCGTCACCCGGTCCGACACCCACCATGACCGCCGCGAACGACATGCACAGCGAGCGGTCAGGGCGGGGGTGCCAAgcacatcacgtgatacgaAGCAACGCGTCACCgctcggcgctcgcgccgccttTTTCCCATGCCACGTCCGTCCCGCAGACAGCGGAGTACGGcagacgacgcgcggcggacgacgcgatcacagcgtgcgcgctccCCTGTATCTTCGGACAATGAATCAGATACGTATAGCGATGAGAAGCCTGTCACccggcgccgtggacgGCGTGTGTCAACGCCGCGCTACGAAAGCACGCCCGtagaggacgaggacgaagaagaggaaaagccagcacggcgccgtggacgCCGTGTCGCGACGCCACGCGAAGAAGGCACGCCGATggatgaagacgaggatAACGAGGACGTGCAGCAGGACTACCATGTGGAGAATGATGCATTTGTGCtcgacgaagacgaggcgGGCGAGAAGAAAATCGACCCTGATGGCTACTtgctcggcggccgctcCTTCCATATTCCCACGATGCTGCTGCCCGAGCGTAGTGATCGGCGCCTTTACATGCTGTCCATCGACGTAGCTCGCGGCCTTGGATACCGCGACTCGGGCTACTTTTTCCGCAAAAACCCCCTCATCCACAAGGTGCTGCTGACGATGGAGGAAAAAGACCAGCTCATTGCTGAGGGTCGCATCAGCTCGGGACTTCGCTCACGCAACGTCACAGCTGtcacggcgcgcgccgtgtTCCAGGTCATCGGTGCACGCTCGATTGCTCGCGGCCGGAACGTCACCGACGACTACTacgaggcgcaggctcGCGCCGAGGGCAAGAAGGAAGGCACGCTTGCGATGCAGCCATCCACGCAAGACTTGATGTCGCGCCGTGGcgatcggcgccgtgaTTATGAtcgcgagcggcgccacggcTCGGATGCCGCCACATACACGACCGTCGATCCACACGGCCATGTTGTCACCACTACATTCGGCGATGCGGGTCATGCGCCCTTTGATCGAACAAGCCACTtgacgcagcggcgcaaCATGCTCATGCGGGCTGACATGTCGGAAGAGAACTGGATGGCCATGTACGCCCAGAGTGTGCGTGCTGCGAacgccgagctgctggccgCTCGTCGTGACCGTCTCGTGGCCTTGCCCTCGTCACACAAGCCGAgcgcgctggacgagcatgtgcttTGTGATACGCGGCCGCCTTGGGAGCGAGAGGCGGCGCCCACGACCGACGCGATGCGTCGTCATGCGCGTCGggagcgtgcgccgcctctcGGCCTGTACGATCCCCACACACAcacggcgcatgtgccctTCCATACACAGCCGACGGCTGCCTGGTTCGCCAAGGTCGACGATGAGCCCCGTATTCCCGTGCCTTCCGCTCGCCTGGCCCACATCTATACGACAGAAACGTGCATTATGATGGGATCTTAGTCTATgtgcgcgcgatgcgcccgATACCATGCGCCCAGCTCGGCGTCACTCGGCACGCTGGCCTCGCCCAGCCACTGAGCCAGCCATgtgcgccacgacgcggtgCTCGCGGCCGGTGGAAGTCGCTCATCATGCACGGAGCACCACAGACACAGCGTCTCACGCATCGGCGTAacgtccagcgcacgcatccACGCGGCTATGAGAAACAGCTCCTCCCACAGCTGATCGGTCGTGGCGTGGGATGCGCCTGGAAAGTCCACCTCCATCAGGGTAAGTACGAGCTCCGCATAATGATGAaagacgcgcgcgtcgaggcaTACATGCGGCAGCGGCGTGGATATCGTCACGGGCGGCAAGTTGTCTGCTGCACCTCGCCAAAGCCTGCGCAGGCGTCCCTCCATCCACCGCTCCCatcggcgcagctggagctcgctgcgcacgatccaTCCACGCCGACCGGGTGCTTCGAGAGGATTCGTGCAGGCCTGCAGCTCGGGATGCTGGGCTGTGAGCAGGCGTACAAAGTACACACGGGCCGCTGGTGCCCATGTGCATGGCGCCTGGGACGCCCGTGCttcggcgcgcgccgcacgcagcaTCAGATCGATGGAGGCCGTGTCGGGCTGCACATGCAGTGTGGGCTGCAGAGCATGCCACACCAGCATGAGCGTTTCccacgctcgcgcacggTAGAGACCCAGCAGAAGCGTATTCGCCAGATGCGTCGTTGggcgcaggcgcaccaCGTGCCGAGAGGACGGCGTTGCGTCCACCCGCATGGCACACTGGCCCAGGTCATGGACCTTGGGCACGTGCATGCGTACGACGCcagagcgcggcgcagggaggcgcacgccgcggtgACACCAGTGCATAACGCACTCGAGTGCCCGTGCAGGGTGTCCAGCCACAAAGTAGaggcggcacagcgtcttgagcgCCCACACATCGGGGGCCACGCCTCGGTGCACCATGGCATCCCAGACGCCCCATGCACGTGACACATCTCCGCGCTCCAAGAGGCCTTCCACGAGCGCTgtatgcgccgccaccgactGGACCAGCTGCGCTTGCACGCTGGGAGGCACGTTCCACGGCGTATCGAGGGCCTCGGTCTCTTCTTGCATCTGCAGCAGGGACACGACACGGTGCACGGGAATACGCGCATCAcccgccgcggcgcgcagcatgaCGATCCAGTCGGGTATatgcgtcgacgatgcctgTGGCGCGTGTGTCATCATCGCATCGAACAGCGACCATGCCTCGCGCAGATCGGCCTGCGAGGACGACATGGCGAGGGCACGTAGGAAAGACGAGGTAGCGCCGGGCGCtccatgcagctgctcgtaACATGCACGCGCCACATCCGTATCGCCCTGCacggcagcgacgcgcgcagcCAGATGCAAGAAGGCCTCCTTGTGTATGGCGGTAGGCAGCCACGCTTGGATCACGGACGTGGGTATACGTTGGATGCTGTGTCGCGAAGCCGTTCGTTCGCACACAAACGTCTCCATGGCCTCGGCCGCTGACGGCACCTTGGCATGCGTTACGTCCCAGACCcgctgcatggcctcaCACGCACGCGGATCGGGCATACCGGCTAACCAGCCAGTCCAGGCCGTTTCCAGGAGCGTAGAGGCGTacgtcgtgcgctgggcATCAGGTTTGGCCAGCCACCGGTGCACCGTGTCGAGCACACAGGCCACGAGCGGCCGCGACACGTGCCAAGCCTTGTGACGATGAATACACGTCGTGAGTAGAAGCAGACACAGGCGATGCGACTCACTCACGCTGTAGGTGGGTATATGCTGGCGCACCAGCTCTACAGCACTGGCGGCATCTGCCACGCCTGCTATGCGATGCAATgcacgctgcagcacaaAAGGCGGGATCGTTCCGAGTGGCTGTGCAGCCAAAATAGACCGGCACTCGGGCCAAGCAGCGCGTGTACACGCATTGTACCACTGCAGGAACCGAGGCAGGGGAatgtcgcgcgtcgcgagcgtcgcctgcacctgctcctgcgccgtcgGATCGGACTGCAGGAGCGGCAAGTCAGCGAGAGTCAGGGCGgtggcatcgcgcgcataTTTCCACTGCCCCAGACCCATGCAGTAGTCCATCAGCGACCGCGTGCTCAGCCACGCCAAGGGCACATCGGCCGGTATGCGAGGCACAGCCGCTGTCTCCTCAGGACGGCGCTCAATGCGCACTGGTAGCGCACCGCGTGCCGCTCCGGCCgtgcgccatgcatgcCACCGAACTGTGCTTGCTCGTgacgcatgcatgcgcccaGGTCATGCTAAGAGCCGTGCAGCCGCTCGACGCAGGCCCAGCGGCTccatatcacgtgatcttTTGGATTTTTCTGCTGGGGGGACGACCGTCCACATCTTCTGACCACGCCTACGACCATGACGGACGGCGCTGTTGACAAGCTCGCTGACGATGTGCAGGAGCTCCATTTGGGTACGTCTCTGCTGGCGCTCACACAGACCTATCGACGCTTTCTCCGCTAAGCCCTGAGGTCATTCAGAACCAGGCGACCATCAATATCGGTACGATTGGACACGTCGCACACGGCAAGTCGACTGTCGTCAAAGCCATCTCGGGTGTACAGACTGTGCGTTTCAAGAACGAGCTTGTGCGGAATATTACGATCAAGCTGGGTTACGCGAACGCCAAGATCTACCGGTGTGAGAATGAAAACTGCCCTCGCCCACAGTGCTACCACAGCTATCCCTCGAACAAGGAGCCACACCCACCGTGTCCCGTGCCGGGCTGCACTGGCAAGATGAacctgctgcgccatgtcTCGTTCGTCGATTGCCCAGGTCACGATATTCTCATGGCTACCATGTTGAACGGTGCAGCGGTCATGGATGCTGCCCTCCTCCTGATCGCCGGTAACGAGCCGTGCCCCCAGCCGCAGACGTCGGAGCACCTCGCCGCCGTCGAGATCATGAAACTGCAGCACATTATCATCTTGCAGAACAAGGTCGACTTGATTCGCGAGCAGGCCGCCGAAGAACACTGGAAGAGCATTGTCAGCTTCGTCAAAGGCACCGTCGCCGACGGTGCGCCCATTGTGCCGATCTCAGCACAGCTGCAATATAACATCGACGCCGTGAACGAGTACATCGTGAAGCGCGTGCCGGTGCCTGTACGTGACTTTTCCGCCACGCCGCGCCTCATTGTGATTCGGTCGTTTGATGTGAATAAGCCCGGTGCCGAGATCGATGAGCTCCGCGGCGGTGTGGCCGGTGGCTCTATCCTGTcgggcgtgctgcgcctcggccaaGAAATTGAAGTGCGCCCTGGTATCGTCACCAAGGACGCCGAGGGCAAGATCAACTGCCGCCCCATCTACTCACGCATTGTATccctgctggccgagcagaACGAGCTCAAGTTCGCCGTGCCTGGCGGCCTCATTGGTGTCGGTACCAAGATCGACCCAACGCTGTGCCGTGCTGACCGTCTCGTCGGCCAGGTGCTCGGCAACGTGGGCAAGCTGCCCGCGATTTACACCGAGCTCGAAATCAACTACTTTTTGCTTCGTCGCCTGCTGGGTGTCAAGTCAGACGACAAGAAGCAGACCAAGGTCGAGAAACTCACACGGAACGAAGTGCTTATGGTCAACATTGGCTCCACGTCCACAGGTGGCCGTGTCATGAGCGTCAAGGCCGACCTGGCCAAGATCTTCCTCACGTCTCCCGCATGCACAGAAGTCGGCGAGAAGATTGCCCTCTCACGACGTATCGACAAGCACTGGCGTCTGGTCGGCTGGGGCAGCGTCCGTCGCGGTACGCAGCTCGAAGTCTAGACATGCCCAAAAGTGACGAGCACGCGCGAGCTTCTCTTCGACTAGTATACATagcgcgctgcagcggcTCTTGTACGACCTTGCCCGATCCGGCCCGATCTGTGGCACGACGCAATTTCTGGTCGGTGCTGACGTGGGGGTGTCTTGTTGATGCCACTTCCACGGTGGGCATCGTGGACATCCACGGCACTCGGGGAGCAGGAGCCTGTCCACTCAAGTGCGGCACCCGTGTCCGAGCCCGcaggcggcagcggcgggATGTGGTCATACTTTCAGCAGGGTCTCTCCTCGTACGTCCCGCTGCGTAGTGCGGAGCGGACGAACGAGGAGGAGGCGTATCTGAGTCTGAGCCACTGGGACCGGTacgtgtgcatgcactgACGCTAGCTTTCTTGGCTTCATCGCGTGTCTGCTGGGGAGTGGTCTGTGCTTTCTCTTTTCGTTCTTGTTCGCGCAGCCCCCGATCCTGCTCATTCGGCCGCACAAATTTGCGCTCGCTTTTACGCTCGGGAGTGTCCTGTTTATGATGGGGTACGTGCCATGCTAGCTGACTCTGGCAGTTTTGCTATCCTCACTGGCCCCGCCGCGCACATGAAGCATCTCATGAGCCCCGAGCGACGACCCTTTTCTGCAGCGTACGTGTAAGGATCCTGACACACAGGTACCTCGGCAGCATGGCCCTGACCCTGTACTTTTCGCTCGGCGCACGAAATCGGCTTCTCACCGTGGTGTGCGCCCTTGTCCAGATAGCGTGCCTGCTGACGTATCTCGCGCACTACTTCCCGGGCGGTGTCACGACGCTGCGATACGCCGGCACTTTTTTGGCGCGTGGCAGCACAAGCTTACTCCCTATATAGACGTGTATAGAAGCAGGTCATGCGATAGCAGCGGGGCTTCCGGCGTGCACGTAGACTTAATGGTGCGCCTCGACCTTGATATCGGCCTGGAGCTCCTTGAGGTACTCGTTCACATCCTGCTGCTCCGACGCCACGTCCTGGGGCACGCTCGCCTCGACCACATCAGGCTCCGACGACGTGTatgcctcgagctgcgAGGCGATatccgacgacgagggcgacgaGGGAGCCTGGGGCTGAGCAGGCGAGCTGAACTCACGCACGTGGCCCTTGTGGGCGTCAGGCGCCTTTTCGGGCGCCTTGTACGCCTTGAGCTCACGGAGGTATGTCTCCTGAACAATGTCTGAACTGTCAGTACGCACGCTGTACATACCCTTGCGGGCCACAGCCGAGGTGGACAGGGCACGGAAACCGGCCATGCGGGCCTGAACGTTAGCACAGCGCATGCGTACCGTCATCAATACGCGCGGGGCCACAGCCAACATCATGTAAGGGATCAGCGTCAAGAGGAAGCCAGCGGACGGCTCGTCACGTACTACGCTGCACTCGGCCGGGCAGAGCCGGGCCCAGTTCCTGGAGCGACTCTGCCGCCccctgcgccagcgcaccCGAGACGCTCACGTGACGCACATGGCCCGCGCGCTGTCCTCGCCGGGGTGGCGTGCGGCGCTTCCTTCCCCTACGCCATGCAGGTTCTTCGTCTCAGCACGCCTATCCTCCGCTCAagcacgcgcgccatgaCCATGCGTATGTACAGCCCTGGTCCCGAGGGCAAGGCTGGCTCTGTGGCCGGCAGCAAGACCTGGAACACGCGCGAGAAGGCCGTGGAGGACCAGTAcatcatccagcacgagcgcgagaagcTCGAGAAGCTCCGCGAGTCGCTCAAGCACCAGGAGAAGGTCGTCGATGACGTACGTCACACGCTACTGACCCCAGCTCTCCAAGCAGGAGAAGAAGTAAATGCCCTAGATAGCCTGTTCTAACAACTGCCTATCCCGGAcatcgtccacgtcgaCTACGTAGCCCTGGGCGAGGAGCCAGCGGGCGTACCGCCGGATGACATGCACGTCATGGCACTCGACGTTCTCAGCGCCACCCTCGCCCAGGCGCGCACacagcagcgtctcgaggtTGCCCACAATCAGCAACTGCCGCTGTGCACGTGTCAGAGCCACAttcatgcgccgcgcatcggcCAAAAAGCCCACGTAGCCGccgcgcgtgtcgcgcacatgctcgaggcgcgccacgGCGTCCTGCGACGGCCGCCTGCATGCATGTAGCAGGGCCGCCGAGCCTTCAAGGGACCCGCCGCTCGCCTTGACCGTGCTAAAGATCATCACCGGTTTTTCTCGGCCTTCAAAGCCGTCGACGGTGTGCACCTCGATCGCAGCGAGTTGCCGTGCACGGTGCACATCCATCCTCGCGAGCGTATCCACGGCATCTTCACTGAGAAGAGGCAAAGTCCATGCTGCTGGCTCTGTGCCGGCGGCCAGCGGCGCTCCGGCCGCCAGCATCTTTTGCAAaagacgcgcctgcgctTCATACGGCGTCACGATACCAATATCAGCGCCACACAGCGTCGGATTGCgctcgagcaagtcgcATGCAACTTCCAGCACGAGATCCGCCTGCGGCTGGTTGTACGGCGACACGCCCGCGTCCGACTgcggcgccacggacgTGTGCGTCACAAGTGTGACCGGCAGTGGATGATCTTGAGCATCTCGCGCACCAAAAATCGTCTCGTACGGCCGCAGCGTATGCGTCGAGGGTGCGTCGTACAGCGCTCCTCCGTAAAACTCCTGGTTCGGGAACGATGCGAGCGCTGGATGCATGCGGAACTGCACGTCCAGCATCGTCGAcggcaccggcgccgcgtccgtgccatgcacggTCTTGCCACGCAAAAGGCGCTCAAACAGACTCGTAGATAGGCCTGCGGTTCGCGCATCCGTGCTGTGCAGCACGGGTGGCAGCTGCTTGTGATCGCCCACCAGCGCTAGCTGTGCACACCCCTTCATGAGGGGAATCAGTGCAATGGGCTCGGTCGCCATCGAGCTCTCGTCCAGAAACACGATAGGAAAATCGATCGCCGAGAGCTGATTCGATCCAGCCGCAATAGCTGTGGTACACACGACATcggcatgatgcagcacATCCGCCTGAATGCGGCGCCGGAGTACATGGCACTTGGCCGtcagctgcgtcgcgcggcgcttgaGGCGCTGCCACTGCTGTCGAactgcgtcgctcgtgtccAGTGAAATGGAAACCGCATCACGCTTGGCCTGCAcatcgcgcagcgccttTTCTGCCTCCTGCAACGACGCATAACACGCGTGCCGCTGGCACTGGGCCTCGTACGTGTGCGGTATGATGCTGTCTCGGGCGGCTGTGGATGAGCCTGCTCGTACCACGCGCAGACCAGCTCGGACGCATCCTTCGGCCAGGTTGTCGACGGCCACATTCGTATGAGCCGCTAGCAGAATCGGGTGCGGTACCTGAAAGTGCTGCTTAAGCAGCGACACCGTCTGTACAAGTGTGCGTGTCTTGCCTGTGCCGGGGGGACCTTGTACCAGGCTCACACGCTCGCGAAGCATCATGGCCACGGCACGCAGCTGACTCGCATTCAGCCCCAAGTCGGGATCGCCGTCCAACACAATCGGATCCGCTCGAGCGTATCGCTCGTACCAGCTTCGAATACGCATGTCGTTCACAAACAGGCCCCCCATGCTGGATGCCTGGCCCGTGAGAATGTCGCGTAGCTCTGTGCCGGCTAGCGCATAGCGCTTCTCTGGCGTCATGGCACGCACCACATCGTTGGGCGCATAGAGGAgggcgtccagcgccgcatcctcGCGCTCCACGACGACATTGCGCTCGCCACGGTCCATGCGCCATTGCTCATGCGCCGCCAAATCTAGGTGCTCATGCGACTCACTGAACCGCACGCGAATCCGCGTAGGGGAGACGTCCAGGACCTCGGTTTGGATCCAATCCTGGCTCCCACGGGGCGCCACGTCGACCACGCTACCCGGCTGGAACTTGTGTGGTGGCAATCGTCGCGAGCCTGGCCATTTGAACACAccgacgcggcgcccaaAGTGCCGCTCTGTCTGCCAAAACGCCATGAGCCTATCGATCGCGAGGCCCCGCGCTTCCAGCTCGTGGATCGGCTGCTCACGCTGTTCTTGCAGCTCCAGCTCATGGTGCGCGCGCTCTAGCGAGAGAACGTGCCGCCAATGCTGCTGGTATCGCCGCGATGCCAGCGTCAAGGCCCGGCCGGCAGACGTGTCGTAGCCAGGGTAGTGGGTATGTTTccgcgaggcggcgcgcgcgacttggtgagcggtgcgcagcagcaacGTGTGCGATGGcttgcgccgcgtccagACCCAGGAAGTCGCATCCCATGCCTCGCCGATCAAGTGCGTATATACATGGCCCGGCAGGGACCGGCCCTGCTGCGATaccgccgtcgtgcgccagTCGAACAAGTCGCGGATACGGCGCACAGGAAAGGATGCGTGATGAGCGCGCTTGGGCATGAGCGGCGTCACATGCAAGGCCATCgcatcgtcctcgtccCACCCAGCATCGGGGGCCCACTCGACACGCCCATGTTGCATGACATGAGCCGCGAGGGCCTCGTCCTTCGGCGTCACACGAAGCCACGAGGTATCCAGCTCGGGCACGCGCTCGTTTTCCACATGCTTCCTCTCCCAATCTCGAAGCATGCTTTCTATCGTGGACACTCGCACACGTGCCGGAGGGGGTGGCGGCGACAGCGCCTGATCCGGCACGTACCACGCAtgcggcgccgcctgctgctgctgctcccAGTCCACAtcgcgctgctcagcaTGCACGCTCCGTCGGCTTTGAAACGCGCGTACTTGGTGCACGATTCGCACACCTGCACGGCGCGATACGtgcatcgccgacgtcaAGCCAACGAAAGGGggcggcgcgtcgaagATGACGCGTCTCTTTTGATGACTCAGCACTATATAGTCAGCTCACGGACGCCCGGCTCGGACGCCTTGGCGGGGCGTGGAGGGGCTGATTGGTCGTGGTCGTCATCGctgtcgtcgccgtcgtcgtcgtcgtagGGCGACTCGTCGCCATTCGCGTCGCGCTCGATCAgctcttcgacgacgtctTCCCATGCCCCGTGGTGCGCCCGCAACAGGCGCCGGATCGTGCGTTGCGAGTGGCCTGGCACACTCATGTCCACGAGGTGCTCGGCATCCGCCTGGTCCTCGGTCTCGTGACTCGTGTCGGGTATGTTAGGATGTCCCTTGTGGGGTCCACGCAGGAGACGGAGTGAGCTGTAGTGTTCCCAGCTGTGATAGGCAATGTGCAGCGGCCCAACGCACTCGGGCGGCGTGCCACGCGGCGGGGTATCCTGTGCGAGCATGTGCCGCCGGTGtcgctcacggcgctcgcgcgacgcacgcgcgctaTACGAGTCGTCATCACACGCCACGACGTACACGTACCCAGGCTGCACAATGCGGATGCGCTTTTGCATCAGGTGCGCAAACGCTGACAGCTCCAGGTGGCCGCCGTACGTGCCATGCGTCCGCATCTGGTCCACATACGCTTCGTACGGACACTCGGCCTCGACAAAGCCAGCGTACATgtctgcatgcgctgctaGGTGATCACATGTATCAGCTCGTAGCTTCGCATGGTACTTTGGATCGCCGTACAACTGATCAGAGAGCGCACGAAACAGGCAGTTTCCATCCCCGTGCGTCTCGGCCGCATACAACCCCATCTCCCGCAGCTGCACACTCAGATCATGGTCATCCTGCTCGGGCtccagcgccgacgcgcgcgcgcgccgacgcgtTGCACGCGTGGACACAAcgtgcgccggcgcctTGCGCTGTGTGCGCGCCATCACCAGCCGTCTACCCACTCAGCAgggcagcggcgctgcgtgctgAGACGCCACGTGACTTTCGATGACGCGTCGTTCCAGGCCACCATGCACCACCCACAGCTGGCGCGGCTCCGTGCGATGGCCGCGTCCAGTGCGTGTGGGACGCATGGCGAGTGGCATGCGCCggatggcgtcgtgctTTCGTGGCGCACACATACGCTGCAGCTTCTTCGCGGCGCGAAACTCGAGCGCTCCTACACGTTCAAGGAGCATGTACGTGATGCGTGCCTAGCCTGCATGAACGACCAGGAGGGCGTGTGCATCGTCCTCGATCGCAGCTTGTTTGTCCACTTCCCGAGCAGCGGTGAATCATATACCCTACCACTCTCTTTCTGCCCACGGCGTCTCTTTCCCATGCGGCATGGCGTGCTCATCACACGCGACCAACACGCCCACGACGGacatgctgctgggccGCACGCGTACTTTGTGCAAAGCGTCTTTGATACCCTGACGTCCTGGACTCACGTCGACCGCCTGGATGGTGTGCCACATGTATCCGAACCATTTCCTGCCCTGGGCGAGCACATTGTCCACGTACACCAGGACTTGATTGTGACGGCCCAAGCCGACGCGTTGCGGATCTATACGTACAAAGTCACGTCGGATCccacggcgcatcacgtTGCGACGAGGCCCCCCAAGACAGCCCGCACGCGCCGGTCAAGTGCACGGCGCCCACGCCGCTCGAGTCGTCGAACCAGTGAACTAGCTCGCCGCGTCTCCTCCGTCCTGGAGCGCGATATCGCACGCCGCGTGTCCAGCGTGGACGATACGCATCCCCTCTTGCACATGCACGCACATGCATGCGTAGCTCTCCTCGACCACCTCCCTACGCAGGTGGATCCCCTGTCGGTGcgcgtcctcgtccagcatcACACGCTGTACATACTCGCTTCATCGTGCATGCA
Protein-coding sequences here:
- a CDS encoding ubiquitin carboxyl-terminal hydrolase 8 codes for the protein MVGVGPGDGGSQHLPPMHPINLRKQVNLSLDASFSVKSYVGAASTLLDKAQMADAQGHLEMAFIHYLTAASVASFVPKHAEWPSIRQKRGATFQAYQELMNRTPEIVKRANAIERELTARAEDMMRDAQLEKHGSGRHSPAVAPAQPRVSAAQTPTIPYGRCLSVEELWTYMYPGFDRTTDTAGHELLSKRRGPQILLVDIRPRSMHAAGHIRGADTICIEPTVLRAPPVSMADLQASLPPKEAAYLEKRSEYDLLVLYDQRTRALSSGGNATPEQEHIESVLRTLEVDLVHSPCLLRGGFESWARQVGDSGVIRERGSSAKPASPATPSARRTAFVTPSVPPRTYQVPVTSGKFTYPDITSLSTPRMSGPTPPPAARTPMPASLMAGPSIMSRSHSMAPPSFPVPRDVRIGLTGLCNFGQTCYMNATIQCLSATMLLAQYMLDGTYQKAINTQNPLGTRGALSHALAALLRALWSEQSVTVAPTAFREAVGQFAPAFRGHEQQDSQEFLLFLLDGLHEDLNRIVQRPPALELGEAQQAELSRLPQQLASVAEWSLYRRRNDSVIVDTFQGQLRNQLTCLTCGHMSVTYNAFMSLSLPVPSGRGVSQATLYQCMDAFVHEEVLDKGNAWHCPKCQRPRRSTKRLSLARLPPVLLIHLKRFTFRGPASNKIETRVNFPFDKLDLSNYMPPPLPPGMSVHGIPVSESQRPPYLYDLHAVTHHFGTLNSGHYTASVRTQGLWYYCDDSRVTPGDAQLHTSSPYMLFFSRRASPL
- a CDS encoding chromatin structure-remodeling complex protein RSC7: MPRPSRRQRSTADDARRTTRSQRARSPVSSDNESDTYSDEKPVTRRRGRRVSTPRYESTPVEDEDEEEEKPARRRGRRVATPREEGTPMDEDEDNEDVQQDYHVENDAFVLDEDEAGEKKIDPDGYLLGGRSFHIPTMLLPERSDRRLYMLSIDVARGLGYRDSGYFFRKNPLIHKVLLTMEEKDQLIAEGRISSGLRSRNVTAVTARAVFQVIGARSIARGRNVTDDYYEAQARAEGKKEGTLAMQPSTQDLMSRRGDRRRDYDRERRHGSDAATYTTVDPHGHVVTTTFGDAGHAPFDRTSHLTQRRNMLMRADMSEENWMAMYAQSVRAANAELLAARRDRLVALPSSHKPSALDEHVLCDTRPPWEREAAPTTDAMRRHARRERAPPLGLYDPHTHTAHVPFHTQPTAAWFAKVDDEPRIPVPSARLAHIYTTETCIMMGS
- a CDS encoding translation initiation factor 2 subunit 3, which translates into the protein MTDGAVDKLADDVQELHLDLSTLSPLSPEVIQNQATINIGTIGHVAHGKSTVVKAISGVQTVRFKNELVRNITIKLGYANAKIYRCENENCPRPQCYHSYPSNKEPHPPCPVPGCTGKMNLLRHVSFVDCPGHDILMATMLNGAAVMDAALLLIAGNEPCPQPQTSEHLAAVEIMKLQHIIILQNKVDLIREQAAEEHWKSIVSFVKGTVADGAPIVPISAQLQYNIDAVNEYIVKRVPVPVRDFSATPRLIVIRSFDVNKPGAEIDELRGGVAGGSILSGVLRLGQEIEVRPGIVTKDAEGKINCRPIYSRIVSLLAEQNELKFAVPGGLIGVGTKIDPTLCRADRLVGQVLGNVGKLPAIYTELEINYFLLRRLLGVKSDDKKQTKVEKLTRNEVLMVNIGSTSTGGRVMSVKADLAKIFLTSPACTEVGEKIALSRRIDKHWRLVGWGSVRRGTQLEV
- a CDS encoding golgi traffic protein SFT2; amino-acid sequence: MPLPRWASWTSTALGEQEPVHSSAAPVSEPAGGSGGMWSYFQQGLSSYVPLRSAERTNEEEAYLSLSHWDRFLGFIACLLGSGLCFLFSFLFAQPPILLIRPHKFALAFTLGSVLFMMGFAILTGPAAHMKHLMSPERRPFSAAYLGSMALTLYFSLGARNRLLTVVCALVQIACLLTYLAHYFPGGVTTLRYAGTFLARGSTSLLPI
- a CDS encoding F-type H+-transporting ATPase subunit h; this translates as MMLAVAPRVLMTARMAGFRALSTSAVARKDIVQETYLRELKAYKAPEKAPDAHKGHVREFSSPAQPQAPSSPSSSDIASQLEAYTSSEPDVVEASVPQDVASEQQDVNEYLKELQADIKVEAHH
- a CDS encoding ATPase inhibitor, mitochondrial, producing MQVLRLSTPILRSSTRAMTMRMYSPGPEGKAGSVAGSKTWNTREKAVEDQYIIQHEREKLEKLRESLKHQEKVVDDLSKQEKK